In Capsicum annuum cultivar UCD-10X-F1 chromosome 11, UCD10Xv1.1, whole genome shotgun sequence, one genomic interval encodes:
- the LOC107847547 gene encoding calcium-transporting ATPase 3, endoplasmic reticulum-type — MEEAYARSVSEVIEFFGVDPTKGLTDLQVIEHGRSYGKNVLPQEKSNPFWKLVLKQFDDLLVKILIAAAFISFFLALANGETVLSAFIEPSVILMILAANAAVGVITETNAEKALEELRAYQADVATVLRNGCFSILPAADLVPGDIVEVSVGCKIPADMRMIEILSDHLRVDQAILTGESGSVEKELDATTATNAVYQDKTNIVFSGTTVVAGRARAVVIGVGSNTAMGSIRDSMLMTEDEVTPLKKKLDEFGTFLAKIIAGICVLVWVVNIGHFSDPTHGGFLRGAIHYFKIAVALAVAAIPEGLPAVVTTCLALGTKRMARLNAIVRSLPSVETLGCTTVICSDKTGTLTTNMMSVSKICVLHSLNNGPVASEYVVSGTTYAPEGFIFDSLRAQLEIPSQFPCLLHLAMCSALCNESVIQYNPDKRIYEKIGESTEVALRLLAEKIGLPGFDTMPSALNMLSKHERASYCNRYWESQFKKVSVLEFSRDRKMMSVLCSRKQMDIMFSKGAPESILSRCTNILCNDDGSTVPLSAHIRAQLEAKYSSFAGKETLRCLALALKRMPMGQQSLSFDDENELTFIGLVGMLDPPRDEVRNAILSCMNAGIRVIVVTGDNKTTAESLCQKIGAFDHLGDFTGFSYTASEFEELPALQKSVALQRMTILSRVEPSHKRMLVEALQNQNEVVAMTGDGVNDAPALKKANIGIAMGSGTAVAKSASDMVLADDNFATVVAAVAEGRAIYNNTKQFIRYMISSNIGEVVCIFVAAMLGIPDTLVPVQLLWVNLVTDGLPATAIGFNKQDSDVMKSKPRKVNEAVVSGWLFFRYLVIGAYVGLATVAGFIWWFVYYDNGPKLPYTELMNFDSCSTRETNYPCSIFSNRHPSTVSMTVLVVVEMFNALNNLSENQSLLVIPPWSNLWLVASIIFTMILHILILYVQPLSALFSVTPLSYAEWTIVLYLSFPVILIDEILKFLSRNSGIRFTFRFRRADLLPKREIRDK, encoded by the exons ATGGAAGAGGCTTACGCCCGATCTGTTTCAGAGGTCATTGAATTCTTTGGTGTCGATCCAACTAAAGGTCTTACGGATCTACAGGTTATAGAACATGGACGCTCATATGGCAAAAATGTTTTGCCTCAAGAAAAAAGCAATCCTTTCTGGAAGTTGGTGCTGAAGCAATTTGATGATTTGCTGGTTAAGATTCTAATTGCAGCtgcttttatttccttttttttggcACTTGCTAATGGAGAGACTGTATTATCAGCGTTCATTGAACCTTCTGTTATCCTGATGATATTGGCTGCAAATGCAGCGGTCGGGGTGATCACAGAAACAAATGCTGAGAAGGCTCTTGAGGAGCTACGTGCATACCAAGCTGACGTTGCTACTGTCCTGCGCAATGGTTGTTTCTCCATATTACCTGCAGCAGACCTTGTCCCGGGAGATATCGTAGAAGTGAGTGTTGGATGTAAAATTCCAGCTGATATGAGAATGATCGAGATATTGAGCGATCATTTACGTGTTGATCAAGCAATTTTAACAGGTGAGAGCGGCTCTGTCGAGAAAGAGCTTGATGCAACGACTGCTACAAATGCGGTATATCAGGATAAGACAAATATAGTCTTTTCTGGGACTACAGTGGTCGCTGGAAGGGCAAGAGCTGTTGTTATTGGGGTTGGATCTAATACTGCAATGGGCAGTATACGTGATTCTATGTTAATGACTGAAGATGAGGTGACGCCATTGAAGAAAAAGTTGGATGAATTTGGCACTTTTTTGGCAAAGATCATTGCAG GTATATGTGTGCTAGTTTGGGTGGTAAACATTGGGCATTTTAGTGATCCTACACATGGTGGCTTCTTGCGAGGTGCAATACATTACTTTAAGATTGCAGTTGCCCTGGCTGTTGCAGCAATCCCTGAAGGGCTTCCTGCTGTTGTTACAACGTGTTTGGCTCTTGGGACAAAGCGAATGGCTCGTTTAAATGCTATAGTGAGATCCTTGCCATCGGTAGAAACCTTGGGCTGCACGACAGTAATCTGCAGTGACAAGACTGGCACTCTCACAACAAATATGATGTCTGTGTCAAAGATTTGTGTGCTTCATTCATTAAACAATGGTCCAGTAGCCTCTGAATACGTCGTTAGTGGAACAACTTACGCACCAGAaggttttatatttgacagcTTGAGAGCCCAGCTAGAGATTCCTTCTCAGTTTCCTTGTCTTCTTCATTTAGCAATGTGCTCTGCTCTTTGCAATGAGTCTGTTATACAATACAACCCAGATAAGAGGATTTATGAGAAGATTGGTGAATCAACTGAAGTTGCCCTCCGTTTGCTGGCAGAAAAAATTGGTCTTCCTGGTTTTGATACAATGCCATCTGCTTTAAATATGCTAAGTAAGCATGAACGGGCGTCTTATTGTAATCGCTATTGGGAAAGCCAATTTAAAAAGGTTTCTGTATTGGAATTTTCACGTGATCGCAAAATGATGAGTGTGCTCTGTAGCCGGAAGCAGATGGACATAATGTTCTCAAAAGGAGCTCCAGAAAGCATACTTTCAAGGTGTACCAATATACTGTGCAATGATGATGGTTCCACGGTCCCTCTTTCCGCACATATTAGAGCTCAGTTAGAAGCAAAATATAGTAGTTTTGCAGGAAAAGAAACTCTTAGATGCTTAGCTCTTGCCTTGAAAAGAATGCCTATGGGTCAACAGTCGCTCTCctttgatgatgaaaatgaactTACGTTTATTGGGTTGGTTGGGATGCTTGATCCACCAAGGGATGAAGTAAGAAATGCCATCCTTTCATGTATGAATGCGGGCATACGTGTAATTGTTGTTACCGGGGATAACAAGACAACTGCTGAATCTTTGTGCCAAAAGATTGGTGCGTTTGATCACTTGGGAGATTTTACTGGGTTTTCTTATACTGCTTCTGAGTTTGAAGAACTCCCGGCATTGCAGAAATCAGTGGCATTACAACGAATGACAATTTTATCCAGGGTTGAACCATCCCACAAAAGGATGCTGGTTGAAGCATTACAGAATCAAAATGAAGTGGTTGCAATGACTGGAGATGGAGTCAATGATGCACCTGCACTGAAGAAAGCGAACATTGGAATTGCCATGGGATCGGGAACTGCAGTTGCGAAGAGTGCTTCAGATATGGTTTTAGCAGATGACAACTTCGCCACCGTTGTTGCTGCAGTTGCTGAGGGAAGGGCTATATATAACAATACGAAACAATTTATTAGATACATGATATCTTCAAACATTGGTGAAGTGGTTTGTATATTTGTGGCAGCTATGCTTGGGATTCCTGATACTCTTGTGCCTGTCCAACTGCTATGGGTAAACTTGGTCACTGATGGATTGCCTGCCACTGCTATTGGGTTTAATAAACAAGACTCAGATGTTATGAAGTCCAAACCGCGAAAGGTCAATGAAGCAGTGGTTAGTGGGTGGCTGTTTTTTCGTTATCTAGTTATTGGAGCCTATGTTGGACTTGCCACTGTTGCAGGATTCATATGGTGGTTTGTTTACTATGATAATGGACCCAAACTCCCATATACTGAATTGATGAATTTCGACAGTTGTTCAACAAGGGAAACAAATTATCCGTGCAGTATATTCAGTAATCGCCACCCATCTACTGTTTCCATGACGGTGCTTGTTGTTGTTGAGATGTTCAATGCATTGAATAATCTTAGTGAAAATCAATCTTTACTTGTCATCCCTCCATGGAGTAATCTATGGCTCGTTGCTTCGATTATCTTCACCATGATCCTTCACATTCTCATTCTTTATGTGCAACCATTATCTGCTTTATTCTCTGTGACACCGTTAAGCTACGCAGAGTGGACAATTGTCCTATATCTTTCATTTCCTGTGATATTGATCGATGAAATACTCAAGTTCTTATCTCGAAATTCAGGAATAAGATTCACTTTCAGATTCAGACGTGCTGATTTACTCCCAAAAAGAGAAATACGCGACAAGTAA